In Lycium barbarum isolate Lr01 chromosome 9, ASM1917538v2, whole genome shotgun sequence, the DNA window GCTCATACAAGTGTCCGAGTTATGTTATTAGTTCATACGGATTGATTTATATTATTAGTTGGTATTGACCTCAGAATCCTGTTTATGCAGCTGTAATGCAAACGGATGGTTTTGACTATCTGAGAGAAAGTTGTCCTCATGTCCTCACAGAACTGTTGGAGTATGTTGCTAGGGTAAATGAACATTCTGGCATTGCCAGCAAGCTAGGGAATGAGGTTATTCTTGACGGCGGTGATGTCCATGGTCGACGTGTGAAACAACGATTGTAATTGAAGTTGTAACTGCCAAACTGTGGTCCTTAATAGGATAGGAACATATTTCATGATGCAGGCTGTAGTGTGACATAGATGTAAATTTCGGTCTGTCAATGTCATTGATATTGTTGTAATCGTCTATATAATATGTTGTTCCTAGTAATGTGTATTTGTCTATAAGGTTTTCTCTTTACTCCCTCTATTTATGTATTTGTTATTTTGGCTCTTGTTTTGTCAATTGAACACGTaatttatttgcattatttgtggtatTGTTATTTGATATTTATTTGGGTGCTCAATATCAATTAAAAGTAATTCAACGCTCAAGATATAGGCTTGTGTGTTGGGTTCGTATGGCTTTTGTGCCTCCGCTGGGATTTGAGTAAGACATCTCATGGTTCACCATTTTACTGGTCACTAGGTCACATCTGTGGTGCTCATCATTTCATGTACTTTCTCTCTTTACAATTTCACTTCACTctgataatttttttaaaaaagaactcAGACTCAAAGCTCTTTTAACTGTTAAAACAAAAAGTAGCCAAAATGCGGTAAAAACTATTAGAAAATTACACTCAATGACCTTAAAAATGAatggtcttcaatttttgaacCCCCCTGCCCCCCTCCCCACACATCCTATGAGTAAACTTTCAAGGTCAAAACTCAAAACTTTGAAGTTTTGCTCATGAAGTGAGTGAGGTCAAAAAATCAAGACCGCTCACCCCCAGACATTCTTATAAATCATCCTTGAATTACTattgaaaataaaatagaaatatcATTGATCTAAAGCTGTCATTGAACTAGTAAAAATAGGATAAAAGTGCTTTCACAGTTAGCAAATTGACCCAATTATGCTCTTATCCTGTCAACATACCTCCACGTTTCTTTTTTCCCGCATCATACCTCCATGTGTAATGTATTCACTTTAAAAGTTCTTTCTTATAATATAATTGTATTTTCTTCTTCATCGTAAAGATGTACCTTTTATGTTTTtgagctttcttcttcttcttcttcataaaAGGTCAATCCATATATGTAAGACCTAATTGTTACTCCTAATAAAGATAGATACGAATTCatgaaaaaaatcaaatttcatggACTCTTTTTTCACCTGGAATTCCAGGGATTTGGAGTACGAGGTTAATTGACGTTGAAGTTGGATACCAATTTtataatttcttaaaaataaaatttacatatttaagtTTAAATATATAATTTATAGTTTCTatcattaaaattaaaaaaaaaaccataattaagaaaataatatgTTGAGCACATTGTAACGCACATTGAGcaagtatgtgtatatatatatatatatatataaaagtataatttaataaaataaaaatatgttAGTTAATTATAATTAACATGAAAAAGGTATATGTCCAAACAAATTTTATGCATATATAAGTAGACTCAGTTTTACAGACGGTTTGGTAGTAAAGTATTTGTTAACTCACTAAAGTAGCCCCTCCGGCTTCCCTTCTCTTCCTCCAGCGAAGTCGAGCAGTAAGTTCCCTCTTGTATCTCTCTCTATTATCTCTGTAATTAAGAAAACCCTAATTCCATTTAATTATCTCTGTAATTAAAAAAACCCTAATTCCATTTGATTAACATCCCCTTATATCCACAACTCACTTCAGTCTAAACAAACAGGGCGTTGAGGTGTGTATAGTGTGCTatttaactttattttttaacATCTGGAACGATTAATAATTCCGTTTATACTATATACTTCCATACTTTTcgatttgtttgtctggttttgacttgatacgaaatttaagaagtaaacaagacttttaaatcttgtggttgttaactaaagatatgtagaatgtatTAAAATGTCTTTTTCTCATAATAGAGGGGTAAAtttaaagagttgccaaaaaaggaaagagacatccttttttgattaagcaccgggtgtccaggtctctttgagccccgactaatcccgggggtgcacaggccctcggcaaggagtttcccgcaagtgcaccacgggtaattcagggttttactccagtccgatggccctcaggaaagagacattctttttaaaatggactaaaaaggaaagtaagactaacaaattgagacggagggagtaataagcaataactctacttGTGTGAGCTCACATTGCTAGttccaagcccggataaaggggAGAGTTGTAGTAGGTTGATGGGTCCGCCTAAAACCACTTAATTTGTGAATCCTCACAGTATTACGAATCTTCATAATATTCCAAACTAGGTCGtgttgtttgttgttgtattgtgttaTAAAGAAGGCTGAAATCTTCATTTGTTTTGAAGCAGATAGCAGCCAAGGACACAGAGAACATAGTGATATACTCCCTGAGAGATAAAAATGGTATTGTTTTCTGATCCCTCTTTCTTATTGCTGTATGTTCCTCTTTAATCATCGCCGATTCCATTATTTGTATGTAGTTGGTGTATGCTTTGTTTTCTTTGGTTGTTCTAGAGTAGAAAGTTTATTTACCTTATTTGAATCAATTCTTATTTGAGGTTTTTCTCATAAATTTATTTGGTCTATGTTCTAACTTGGTTTTGCTTCCGGTGCCGCTCTGTTTTGCAGTTGTTTTTCTCATATTTCAAGGATCTGGTGGGAAGAGAAGTGACTGTGGAACTGAAGAACGATTTGGCTATCCGAGGAACACTACATTCAGTTGATCAGTATCTAAACATTAAGCTTGAAAACACGAGGGTTGTTGATGAGGACAAATACCCCCACATGGTAATTCCTCCTTATTCTTTCTCTTGTAACTATGTTCTTcttattttatgttgtttatttCATCTGTGAAAATACGGTTTATTGCGTATGTTTAGTTTGGAGATGCATTACATGATGCCTCTTTTTTACCTTCTCTTTTTGTGTGTATGATCTGTTGAAAACCTCTGTTTGGCTATCTCTATCTCAATTCGAGATTTCCTGAATTACTTCTTTCGCTTTTGGTATGCAATAGAACGACTGGATATTTTCGCTTCCATAGAACTCCGTAGTTGTGAACCCGATAGTTTTGCTAGAAACTATTAATATTGATTGGATATGTGAATCGAGAAGGTCAATTTAAAGTATTAACTTCTCTGTGTGTATACATTTCTGGTGACTAATGTTCACTGTGATATGATATCCTTAGTCTACATGGGGATGAGGTTTGTCGGTCACGGCGACTATGATTATTTGCGGTTTTCTCCTAGAAATGCTAAAGCTTAGCGTTCATTCGCATTTGTCGTACGCTATGCTATGATCTATTCAACTTTCTGTTGAATGAAGTACTAATTTTACTTAAGAAGGTCTAGCGTTACGTTCTTTTATCCTTTGAAAACTTAGAGTTTATTTATTGCAAGGCTAAGAAGTTGTAAGAGTAAGAATCAAATATAGCTGTAACGATGCATTGCTGCGGAGAATCTACAGTTAATCTtagagaaaaggccataaatagtcccttatctatgggagtaggtctaaaatggtctcTTAACTATACAATTACCGGTTTTAGTCCTTCAACTATCCAagaacttatcaaatttggtctccgtctattttttttatacaaacagtgtacaaactcataaaccttcgtgagattaatcgttaaaccattcctcaaacctatatttctctctccctgcttctttttcctcaacttcattctttaacctcaacttttttcctcaagttctctctCGCGTTTCGtaaccgacggaaaaccgaccCAGTCTGtcggttttgttaaaaaaaaaaaaattacggtccgactttttttttttttttttttttttttgaaaattaaagaatgaaatgtagGAACTTGAAATCGAACCTGagtatgttccttggcattaaagggcttcaccactagaccactgatattttttgttcatatacttacattgatttaatttatactgttttttcgCTCTAAAAATCGACGGAGTCCGT includes these proteins:
- the LOC132609660 gene encoding sm-like protein LSM2, which gives rise to MLFFSYFKDLVGREVTVELKNDLAIRGTLHSVDQYLNIKLENTRVVDEDKYPHMRSVRNCFIRGSVVRYVQLPPDGVDIELLHDATRREARGG